The Vespula vulgaris chromosome 4, iyVesVulg1.1, whole genome shotgun sequence genome has a segment encoding these proteins:
- the LOC127063486 gene encoding uncharacterized protein LOC127063486: MEGSDWSLDVNESKNDNDNNWSTFNLASDNQLERAKNNKVDNPSRSTFFNNNVRSFGDYVEKHDWVECKSKSIPGKTYYFHLRSGCSTWYRPISRYIDIPYYPERVTLNKVQCYLSSPSLLVSDQ; the protein is encoded by the exons aTGGAGGGATCCGATTGGTCGTTGGATGTCAATGAGTCTAAAAATGATAACGACAATAATTGGTCGACGTTTAATTTGGCCAGTGATAATCAATTGGAACgtgcaaaaaataataaagttgaTAATCCGTCAAGATcaacatttttcaataataacgttcgatcgtttgGCGATTATGTTGAAAAACACGATTGGGTGGAATGCAAATCCAAAAGTATTCCAGGTAAAacgtattattttcatttaagaaGTGGTTGTAGCACCTGGTATAGACCGATATCACGTTACATTGATATTCCATATTATCCAGAAAGG GTGACTTTAAACAAAGTGCAATGTTATCTCTCGAGTCCATCGTTACTGGTATCGGATCAATGA